The Spirosoma oryzicola region ATGGTAAAGAGCCGTTTATTCAACTGATCGATTATGGCCGTCGTACCCTATAAAGATAAAGATACCTCCAAGCGTGAACAGGTAGCCGAGATGTTTGACAGCATTTCGCCGAAATATGACTTATTGAATCACGTTCTGAGTGGTGGCATTGATATTCTCTGGCGCAAACGAGCGATTCGCGAACTCAAGCGTTACGCGCCCAAAACGATTCTGGACATTGCCACCGGAACCGGTGATTTCGCCCTGGAAGCGCTTGCGCTGAAACCCGAAAAAATAGTTGGCGTCGACATTTCGGAGGGTATGCTGGCCGTCGGACGGGAGAAGATGAAGCAGCGCGGTGTCGACAAGATTATCGAAATGCGGTCGGGCGATTCGGAACGTTTAGCCTTTCAGGACAATGAATTCGATGCTGTCATCGTTTCGTTTGGAGTACGTAACTTTGAGAATCTGCTGAAGGGTTTGACGGACATGCACCGCGTTACCCGCCCCGGTGGCGTTTGCGTTGTGCTTGAATTCTCGAACCCGCGTCAGTTTCCGTTTAAACAACTATACGGTTTTTACTCCCGGACTATTCTACCGCTCATTGGGCGCTTAGTGAGTAAAGATGCCTCGGCTTATACTTATCTGCCCGAATCGGTGCAGGCTTTTCCCGATGGCACTGACTTTCTGCGTATTTATGAAGCGGCAGGATTCACCAATACCAAATGGATACCCCTTACGTTCGGCGTTGCTTCGATATATATAGGTCACAAACGGTCCAATCCGGCCTAAAGCAGTCTGGTTTACCCCGGTTAGCTAGCTTACCGTTTTGCGGTAGTTTGTTCTGGCAGTCGTGCGCTCGCCTGGCTATTGTTGCGACACTACTCTTTGTCGTTAGCTTGCAGGCGCAGGCACAGGGCTACAAATACGTCCGCAAGCACCTGGAGCGCTACGATGACAAACCTATTCACTACGGTTTTTTCTTCGCGGCTCCCGTTACCCGGTTTAGCGTTGGTCATAGCCCCTCGTTTCTTACGGCTGACTCCGCTTATCGCATCTACTCACCCAACAAACCCAGTTTTCGGGTTGGTTTCGTCGTGAACGCGTTTCTGGATAACCGTTTTGACCTTCGGCTGACACCCTCCGTATCGCTGTTCAGCCGCGAAGTTCATTACGATTATCCGGGTGGTACATCAAAAACCGAAGTCCGGGAATCGACCTGGGTTGATTTACCCTTGTTGTTAAAGTATAAATCGGAACGGCGCAACAATAGCCGAATGTATCTGCTGGCCGGTGGTGCGTTCAGCATTGAAACGAACGTGCGCCGGAAAGAACTGCAAGGAGCGAGTCGGCTCAGTACAGGTACGATGGATCTGGCGGTAGAATATGGGATTGGCTTCGAGCAATTTTTTGAGTTTTTCAAATTTGCCCCCGAATTACGATTCTCTCACGGCCTTATCAACCTGTATCGCCCTTCAACGAATGCCGCAGGAGTTGGTATCAATCGCCTGACGACACATAGCGTAACGTTGTATTTAAACTTCGAATAAATTTGGTGCTGATTGTCAAGCAACTAAAAAATATTTTAAGTTTTTTTACAGAAACGCTTGCAAATCGACTTAAAACTCTCCTATATTTGCACTCCCAAACGACGACAATCGGGCGGTAAAGAAAAGGGAGTTTAGCTCAGTTGGTTCAGAGCATCTGCCTTACAAGCAGAGGGTCGGGGGTTCGAATCCCTCAACTCCCACAACGAAAAAGCGCTTAGCATCACTGCTAGGCGCTTTTTTTATTTGATGTGATCACTATATTGTCTGTCCTCTTTCTCGTATTGGTACAGTTCTCCTCTTTGTGCTTTTCTTTTAAGCGCTATCCCTGCAATGACAATTTGTGGTGCTCACGACCGCCGGCCTGGTAGAACGCTCACTATATAACGCAACGCCCGAACCTGTGAAGATCCGGGCGTTGCGCTGTTGAATTTCCTTAGATAGATGCTTTATGGCCGTACAAGCTTGATCTGCTGACGTTGCGTAGCCGTGCTCACCTCCAGCAAAAGCATGCCCTGCGCGGTGCCCAGGGGCAAACTCACCCGTTCCAACCAGCCCGCCTGCCGAATCGTTTGGCCATGGAGCATCTTGCCCTGCAAGTCAACCAGCTTCAGTTCCACCGACTGACCGCTCACTCCGCTGATCTCGACCTCCGCCGATGGACCCACCACCGGGTTGCCCAGCACCTTCACGGCTAGGCCGCTACCCACTTCCTGCGAGGCCACGCGCGAGCTGCCTGTGCCCGTCGGCTCAACACCGTAGAAGATGGTGCCGTTCTGATAAGCCGTGATGCGGGGGTTGAGCGTGTAGCTGCTGTTGTTGATATACGAGTAGTCATCAGGCTGGAAGAAGCTGCTGTAGTTCTCTTTGTAGACCTGCAACTCCAACGGTCCCGAATCGCCCATCGGTGCCAGATTGCCCGCGCCCCCACCGAAGCTGTACTCGATGTAGCCCGTGGCCCCCTGACGCGCCTGACTAATAGGCACGTACCGCACAGTCAGATTGCTCTGACCGATGGCCACAAAGTTCTTCTGGAAGACAAGGCCCACGTTGTCCTCGGTGGTTAGCCAGTAGCGTAGGGTGATGTTGCTATAGGCGAACGGGTCACGACCCACGTTTTGCAGGATCAGGTAGGGCTTGATGGTGTTGTTGCCCAGCTGGCCGTTGTCAGGGTCACGTGAAAGCACTTTGAGTGTAGGCGCTACTACCGTGACGGTCGCCGTGGCGGTTGGACTGGTGCAGCCGTTGCGGGTGCAGGTGGCGGTGAAGGACTGGGTGCCCTGGCTGCTGGTGGAGACGGCCAGCGTGGTGGCGTTGCCTCCGTTCCAGTTTATGGTGCCACCTGTACAACTCGAGACGGTCAGGATCACATTGCCCACGTTCTGGGAGATGGTCAGGTTGCTGACGCCTGCCGGGTAGGGATTACCCGCCTGGGTGACCAACACCGGAGCGGTGGGTACCTCCTTGACGGTAACGGTTTGACTGGCGGAGTTGGTGCAGCTATTGTTGTCGGTGAAGCGGTAAACCACCT contains the following coding sequences:
- the ubiE gene encoding bifunctional demethylmenaquinone methyltransferase/2-methoxy-6-polyprenyl-1,4-benzoquinol methylase UbiE, producing the protein MAVVPYKDKDTSKREQVAEMFDSISPKYDLLNHVLSGGIDILWRKRAIRELKRYAPKTILDIATGTGDFALEALALKPEKIVGVDISEGMLAVGREKMKQRGVDKIIEMRSGDSERLAFQDNEFDAVIVSFGVRNFENLLKGLTDMHRVTRPGGVCVVLEFSNPRQFPFKQLYGFYSRTILPLIGRLVSKDASAYTYLPESVQAFPDGTDFLRIYEAAGFTNTKWIPLTFGVASIYIGHKRSNPA
- a CDS encoding outer membrane beta-barrel protein — protein: MDTPYVRRCFDIYRSQTVQSGLKQSGLPRLASLPFCGSLFWQSCARLAIVATLLFVVSLQAQAQGYKYVRKHLERYDDKPIHYGFFFAAPVTRFSVGHSPSFLTADSAYRIYSPNKPSFRVGFVVNAFLDNRFDLRLTPSVSLFSREVHYDYPGGTSKTEVRESTWVDLPLLLKYKSERRNNSRMYLLAGGAFSIETNVRRKELQGASRLSTGTMDLAVEYGIGFEQFFEFFKFAPELRFSHGLINLYRPSTNAAGVGINRLTTHSVTLYLNFE